The following proteins are encoded in a genomic region of Arcobacter cloacae:
- a CDS encoding 2-oxoglutarate ferredoxin oxidoreductase subunit beta, with translation MAFNYDEYLRTDKMPTLWCWGCGDGVILKSVIRAIEKLGWNMDDVCVVSGIGCSGRFSSYINCNTVHTTHGRTLAYATGIKLANPDKKVIVVGGDGDGLAIGGNHTIHASRRNIDLNYIIINNFIYGLTNSQTSPTTPQGMWTVTMSRGNIDPTFDACKLVEAAGASFVARETMLDPKKLERTLVKAFEHKGFSFVEVFSNCHVNLGRKNKMATAMANLEWIDSISMAKAKFEKLEPEEQKGIFPTGILKHDTEAVEYCEAYEKVKEAHKNKTMVQL, from the coding sequence ATGGCTTTTAATTATGATGAATATTTAAGAACAGACAAAATGCCAACACTATGGTGTTGGGGATGTGGTGATGGAGTTATTTTAAAATCTGTAATTAGAGCCATTGAAAAACTTGGTTGGAATATGGATGATGTATGTGTTGTTTCAGGAATCGGATGTTCTGGAAGATTCTCTTCATATATCAACTGTAATACAGTTCATACAACTCATGGAAGAACTTTAGCATACGCTACTGGAATTAAATTAGCAAATCCAGATAAAAAAGTTATTGTTGTTGGTGGAGATGGTGATGGTCTTGCAATTGGAGGAAATCACACAATTCACGCAAGTAGAAGAAATATTGACTTAAATTATATTATTATCAATAACTTCATTTATGGATTAACAAACTCTCAAACATCTCCTACTACTCCTCAAGGTATGTGGACTGTTACAATGAGTAGAGGAAATATTGACCCTACTTTTGATGCTTGTAAATTAGTTGAAGCAGCTGGTGCTTCATTTGTTGCAAGAGAGACTATGTTAGACCCTAAAAAATTAGAAAGAACTTTAGTTAAAGCTTTTGAACACAAAGGTTTCTCATTTGTTGAAGTATTCTCTAACTGTCACGTTAACTTAGGAAGAAAAAATAAAATGGCTACTGCTATGGCTAACTTAGAGTGGATTGATTCAATCTCAATGGCAAAAGCTAAATTTGAAAAATTAGAGCCAGAAGAGCAAAAAGGAATTTTCCCTACAGGTATCTTAAAACACGATACTGAAGCTGTTGAATATTGTGAAGCTTATGAAAAAGTAAAAGAAGCTCATAAAAATAAAACTATGGTTCAATTATAA
- a CDS encoding 2-oxoglutarate synthase subunit alpha, with product MARELISTGNELAAKAALDADVEFFGGYPITPSSEIMHVLSSALPARGKACIQMEDEISGICTALGAAMSGKRAMTASSGPGISLKAENLGVGYISEVPLVVVNVMRGGPSTGLPTRVAQGDLLQAKNPTHGDVKSITLCPGNLNECYTEVVRAFNLADRFMQPVFVLLDETIGHMSGKATIPDLEEVQAGKISRKKFTGDKKDYKPYGVGPDEPAILNPMFEGYRYHFTGLHHGPTGHPTEDADTCDALMKRLFKKVDAHLDELELNEEYMLDDADIMIIAYGSVSLGVTEAINRMRKEGIKVGMFRPKTIWPSPAKRINELMKKFDKVLVAELNMGQFADEVQRVSGRSDFDTLFKVNGRPLSPLEIIEKVKGM from the coding sequence ATGGCAAGAGAACTAATTTCAACAGGTAATGAATTAGCAGCAAAAGCTGCGCTTGACGCTGATGTTGAGTTTTTTGGTGGATACCCTATTACTCCTTCAAGTGAAATAATGCACGTATTATCTTCTGCATTACCAGCTAGAGGAAAAGCATGTATTCAAATGGAAGATGAAATTTCAGGTATTTGTACAGCATTAGGTGCTGCTATGTCTGGAAAAAGAGCAATGACTGCTTCTTCAGGACCTGGTATTTCTTTAAAAGCAGAAAACTTAGGTGTTGGATATATTTCAGAAGTTCCTTTAGTTGTAGTAAACGTTATGAGAGGTGGTCCATCAACTGGTCTTCCAACAAGAGTTGCTCAAGGGGATTTATTACAAGCTAAAAATCCAACTCATGGAGATGTAAAATCAATTACTTTATGTCCTGGAAATTTAAATGAATGTTATACTGAAGTTGTAAGAGCATTCAACTTAGCTGATAGATTTATGCAACCTGTATTTGTTTTATTAGATGAAACAATTGGTCACATGAGTGGAAAAGCAACAATTCCTGATTTAGAAGAAGTTCAAGCAGGAAAAATTTCAAGAAAAAAATTTACTGGTGATAAAAAAGATTATAAACCTTATGGTGTAGGACCTGATGAACCAGCTATTTTAAATCCAATGTTTGAAGGTTATAGATACCACTTCACAGGATTACACCATGGACCAACAGGACATCCAACAGAAGATGCTGATACATGTGATGCTTTAATGAAAAGATTATTCAAAAAAGTTGACGCGCATTTAGATGAATTAGAATTAAATGAAGAGTATATGTTAGATGATGCTGACATTATGATTATTGCTTATGGTTCTGTTTCTTTAGGTGTAACTGAAGCTATCAACAGAATGAGAAAAGAAGGAATTAAAGTAGGTATGTTTAGACCAAAAACTATTTGGCCAAGTCCTGCTAAAAGAATCAATGAGTTAATGAAAAAATTTGATAAAGTTTTAGTAGCTGAATTAAATATGGGTCAATTTGCAGATGAAGTTCAAAGAGTATCTGGAAGATCTGACTTTGATACTTTATTTAAAGTAAATGGAAGACCTTTATCTCCACTAGAAATTATTGAAAAAGTGAAAGGAATGTAA
- a CDS encoding HD domain-containing protein → MFCQENYLKALNFAANAHKEQKTPKGLPYIVHLACVSMEVINACEKSKLDEEKANFAITCALLHDVLEDTKITYDEVYLEFGLEVAEGVEALSKNKTLGSKQEQMRDSIERSLTQPYEVQMVKLADRITNLSTPPSSWNNDKIKAYYKEAKFILSCLKNSNIYLSKRLEDKIEEYKNYIKD, encoded by the coding sequence ATGTTTTGTCAAGAAAATTATCTAAAAGCTTTAAACTTTGCAGCTAATGCTCATAAGGAGCAAAAGACACCTAAAGGTTTGCCTTATATTGTTCATTTAGCTTGCGTTTCAATGGAAGTTATAAATGCATGTGAGAAATCTAAACTTGATGAAGAAAAAGCAAATTTTGCAATAACTTGTGCTTTATTACATGATGTATTAGAAGATACAAAAATTACTTATGATGAGGTTTATTTAGAATTTGGTTTAGAAGTTGCTGAGGGTGTTGAAGCATTAAGTAAAAATAAAACTTTAGGCTCTAAACAAGAACAAATGAGAGATAGTATTGAAAGATCATTAACTCAACCATATGAAGTTCAAATGGTAAAATTAGCTGATAGAATTACAAACTTATCAACTCCACCTTCTTCTTGGAATAATGATAAAATTAAAGCTTATTATAAAGAGGCTAAATTTATATTATCTTGCTTAAAAAATTCAAATATATATTTGTCAAAAAGATTAGAAGATAAAATAGAAGAGTATAAAAATTATATTAAAGATTAA
- a CDS encoding YkgJ family cysteine cluster protein, with protein MSNLIIKEGFDFAFDPKGCESCKGNCCIGESGYIWISTNEIQILALQLNLSVEELKNRYLNKIGYKYSIKEVKLASNNFACCFFNLEEKKCSIYEARPSQCRTFPFWDYFKENKEEVYKECPAIKNL; from the coding sequence TTGAGTAATTTGATAATAAAAGAGGGTTTCGATTTTGCTTTTGACCCAAAAGGGTGTGAAAGTTGTAAAGGAAATTGCTGTATTGGAGAGAGTGGATATATTTGGATAAGTACAAATGAGATTCAAATTTTGGCTTTACAATTAAATTTATCAGTTGAAGAGTTAAAAAATAGATATTTAAATAAAATAGGTTATAAATACAGTATAAAAGAGGTAAAATTAGCCTCAAACAATTTTGCTTGTTGCTTTTTTAATTTAGAAGAAAAAAAATGTTCAATTTATGAAGCAAGACCAAGTCAGTGTAGGACTTTCCCTTTTTGGGATTATTTTAAAGAAAATAAAGAAGAGGTATACAAAGAGTGCCCAGCTATAAAAAATCTTTAG
- a CDS encoding 2-oxoacid:acceptor oxidoreductase family protein → MARTLMRFTGVGGQGVLLAGAIFAAAKINNGGYGLKTATYTSQVRGGPTVVDITLQDEEILYPYANDGEIDFMLSVADISYHQFKNGVKEGGVIVVEPNLVSPTEEDRKKWKIYEIPIITIAKEEVGNVITQSVLALAMANYFTGETVPNEVLRKTMLSKVPEKVHEINNKAFDLGLKYAQEAQAKA, encoded by the coding sequence ATGGCAAGAACGTTAATGAGATTTACAGGTGTTGGTGGACAAGGTGTTCTTCTTGCAGGTGCGATTTTCGCAGCTGCTAAAATAAATAATGGTGGATATGGTTTAAAAACAGCAACATATACTTCTCAAGTAAGAGGTGGTCCAACTGTTGTTGATATTACTTTACAAGATGAAGAGATTTTATACCCTTATGCAAATGATGGGGAAATTGACTTCATGTTATCTGTTGCTGATATTTCGTACCATCAGTTTAAAAATGGTGTAAAAGAAGGTGGAGTTATTGTTGTTGAGCCAAACTTAGTTTCACCAACAGAAGAAGATAGAAAAAAATGGAAAATCTATGAGATTCCAATTATTACTATTGCAAAAGAAGAAGTAGGAAATGTTATTACTCAATCAGTTTTAGCATTAGCTATGGCAAACTACTTTACAGGAGAAACTGTTCCAAATGAAGTATTAAGAAAAACAATGCTTTCAAAAGTACCTGAAAAAGTACATGAAATCAATAATAAAGCATTTGATTTAGGTCTTAAATACGCACAAGAAGCTCAAGCTAAAGCTTAA
- a CDS encoding 3'-5' exonuclease, giving the protein MKSNKRITPKPQFKFQNILQRLLKEPILYSEFFKLLKKASDSMYENPELEFELLISNGLPLDFQEDYLFLKTTKRSIFDQTFCIVDIETNGGSAKKGYQIIELGAVKYKNGEIIDKFDSLIFAKDIPPYVQEVTNITPKMLENAPRLEKVLKDFKVFLEDDVFVAHDIKFDYTFISDSFEKYNLGKLLNRKICTIDLAKRTIVSEKYGLSSLKEVLNIEVDNHHRAYYDALTTAIIFDNCLKNIDKNRIKTVEELIAFSKSDSIINNQQKKD; this is encoded by the coding sequence ATGAAATCAAATAAAAGGATTACTCCTAAACCTCAATTTAAATTTCAAAATATTTTGCAAAGATTATTAAAAGAGCCTATTTTATATAGCGAATTTTTTAAGCTTTTAAAAAAAGCAAGTGATAGTATGTATGAAAATCCTGAACTTGAATTTGAACTACTTATATCAAATGGATTACCTTTAGATTTTCAAGAAGATTATCTGTTTTTAAAAACTACAAAACGCTCTATTTTTGATCAAACTTTTTGTATAGTAGATATTGAAACAAATGGTGGAAGTGCTAAAAAAGGTTATCAAATCATAGAACTTGGTGCAGTTAAATACAAGAATGGAGAAATAATAGATAAATTTGATTCATTAATTTTTGCAAAAGATATTCCACCTTATGTTCAAGAAGTGACAAATATTACTCCAAAGATGTTAGAAAATGCTCCAAGATTAGAAAAAGTTTTAAAAGATTTTAAAGTTTTTTTAGAAGATGATGTTTTTGTAGCTCATGATATAAAGTTTGATTATACATTTATATCAGACTCTTTTGAAAAATACAATCTAGGGAAGTTATTAAATAGAAAGATTTGTACAATTGATTTAGCAAAAAGAACAATAGTTTCTGAAAAGTATGGATTAAGTTCTTTAAAAGAGGTATTAAATATTGAAGTAGATAATCATCATAGGGCTTATTATGATGCTTTAACAACAGCAATTATTTTTGATAATTGCTTGAAAAATATAGATAAAAATAGGATTAAAACAGTTGAAGAGTTAATTGCTTTTTCTAAAAGTGATAGTATTATAAACAATCAACAAAAAAAGGATTGA
- a CDS encoding 4Fe-4S dicluster domain-containing protein, protein MSNMEAPANTPVWVNEARCKACDKCVSVCPAGVLAMRQEIHSTLGSMIKVVHPESCIGCTDCELACPDFAIYVADKKEFKFAKLTEEAKERKEKVIKNNYRILDEDL, encoded by the coding sequence ATGTCTAATATGGAAGCTCCTGCTAATACTCCTGTATGGGTAAATGAAGCTAGATGTAAGGCATGTGATAAGTGCGTTTCTGTTTGTCCTGCTGGCGTACTTGCTATGAGACAAGAAATTCATTCTACTTTAGGTTCTATGATTAAAGTAGTACACCCTGAGTCATGTATTGGTTGTACAGACTGTGAGTTAGCATGTCCTGATTTTGCTATTTATGTTGCAGATAAAAAAGAGTTTAAGTTTGCTAAATTAACGGAAGAAGCAAAAGAGAGAAAAGAAAAAGTTATAAAAAATAACTACAGAATATTAGATGAAGATCTATAA
- a CDS encoding tRNA1(Val) (adenine(37)-N6)-methyltransferase, translating into MVLYQPINGYCYNSDTHFLFNFICENFKIYKNIKGDLLDIGSGSGILGLLVCSEFKKINLNQCEIQKMFQFFSTKNAQTNKITTNLYEGSFENIEFNKRFDICVSNPPFYHCDVIKSENESLKIARYNDSLPLEDFIQKSSKILKQDGKLLFCYDSKQIAQIIVLLQKYKFNLESLQFVHPKISKDATLVLVYARKNSKSLVKIFNPLIVFNEENEFTKEVENIYKKSSTYSIKADFE; encoded by the coding sequence TTGGTTTTATATCAGCCTATAAATGGATATTGTTATAATAGTGACACTCATTTTTTGTTTAATTTTATTTGTGAAAATTTTAAAATATATAAAAATATAAAAGGTGATTTATTAGATATAGGTAGTGGTAGTGGTATTTTGGGTTTATTAGTTTGTAGTGAATTTAAAAAAATAAATTTAAATCAGTGTGAAATTCAAAAAATGTTTCAATTTTTCTCAACTAAAAATGCACAAACTAATAAAATCACAACAAATTTATATGAAGGTTCTTTTGAAAATATAGAGTTTAATAAAAGATTTGATATTTGTGTTTCAAATCCACCATTTTATCACTGTGATGTAATAAAAAGTGAAAATGAATCTTTAAAAATTGCAAGATACAATGATTCTTTACCTTTAGAAGATTTTATACAAAAGAGTTCAAAAATTTTGAAACAAGATGGTAAATTACTTTTTTGTTACGATTCAAAACAAATAGCTCAGATTATTGTTTTATTACAAAAGTATAAATTTAATCTTGAATCATTACAGTTTGTACATCCAAAAATCTCAAAAGATGCAACTTTGGTTTTAGTATATGCAAGGAAGAATTCAAAGTCATTAGTTAAGATATTTAATCCTTTAATTGTTTTTAATGAAGAAAATGAGTTTACAAAAGAAGTAGAAAATATATATAAAAAATCTTCAACATATAGTATAAAGGCTGATTTTGAGTAA
- a CDS encoding phosphoribosylanthranilate isomerase encodes MRVKICGITNLQDAYDAINAGADALGFVFYKNSPRYIEPLKAKEIIEKLPPFVQAVGLFVNENENFINEVCKDSKIQLAQIIDDYELINFDLLKTKYIKVIRVQNKKDLQNLNNEFYLVDAFVESFGGEGKRLALEWFESLDCSKFILAGGLTSNNLKELNGFGFYGVDVSSGVESNIKGKKDRQKIVDFVKEANEIK; translated from the coding sequence ATGAGAGTTAAAATTTGTGGTATTACAAATTTACAAGATGCATATGATGCTATAAATGCAGGTGCTGATGCTTTAGGTTTTGTTTTTTATAAAAATTCACCAAGATATATAGAGCCTTTAAAAGCTAAAGAGATAATAGAAAAACTTCCTCCATTTGTTCAAGCTGTTGGACTTTTTGTAAATGAAAATGAGAACTTTATAAATGAAGTTTGCAAAGATTCAAAAATACAACTTGCTCAAATAATTGATGATTATGAATTAATAAATTTTGATCTATTAAAAACTAAATATATAAAAGTAATAAGAGTTCAAAATAAAAAAGATTTACAAAATTTAAATAATGAGTTTTATTTAGTTGATGCTTTTGTTGAGAGTTTTGGTGGAGAAGGAAAAAGATTGGCTCTTGAGTGGTTTGAGTCATTAGATTGTTCAAAATTTATTCTTGCAGGTGGTTTAACTTCAAACAATTTAAAAGAATTAAATGGTTTTGGTTTTTATGGAGTTGATGTAAGTTCTGGTGTTGAGTCGAATATAAAAGGTAAAAAAGATAGACAAAAAATAGTAGACTTCGTAAAAGAGGCGAATGAAATCAAATAA